Proteins from one Aulosira sp. FACHB-615 genomic window:
- a CDS encoding DUF3124 domain-containing protein: MKFHLQIILAIAVIFLAACQASENSLNSQPKPTPISQTYKTVNLDPNFKIAMGQTIYVPIYSEIYHHNRQEIFNLAATLSIRNTDLTNPIIITAVRYYDSSGKLIEPYLEKPIQLDALASTEFFVNRNDSRGGVGANFIVEWVSSTKISEPIVEAVMIGTDFQQGISFISPGKVISNKNNTK, from the coding sequence ATGAAATTTCATTTACAGATTATTTTAGCGATCGCAGTTATTTTCCTGGCTGCTTGTCAAGCATCCGAAAATTCCCTAAATTCACAACCTAAACCAACTCCAATTAGTCAGACATACAAAACAGTCAATTTAGATCCAAATTTTAAAATAGCAATGGGTCAGACTATTTATGTTCCCATCTATTCGGAAATTTATCATCACAATCGCCAAGAAATTTTTAATTTAGCAGCTACACTCAGTATTCGGAATACAGATTTGACTAATCCTATAATTATTACTGCTGTCCGCTATTATGACTCTAGTGGTAAATTAATTGAACCATATTTAGAAAAGCCAATTCAACTAGATGCCTTGGCTTCTACAGAATTTTTTGTAAATCGTAATGATAGCCGGGGCGGTGTCGGGGCAAATTTTATTGTTGAGTGGGTATCATCAACAAAAATATCTGAGCCAATAGTTGAAGCCGTGATGATTGGCACAGACTTTCAGCAAGGAATTTCTTTTATTAGTCCGGGAAAAGTTATCAGTAACAAAAATAATACCAAATAA